From one Bradyrhizobium sp. Ash2021 genomic stretch:
- a CDS encoding VOC family protein codes for MAKPVHSMIRVLDEAKSLDFYARAFGLKVADHLKFPDFALIYLRHPSSPFEVELTVNFDRKESYSLGDGYGHLAVVVDDIDAEHARFEQEKLSPGPLRDFKHDGKTLARFFFVADPDGYKIEVIQRGGRFG; via the coding sequence ATGGCAAAACCCGTTCACTCGATGATCCGCGTGCTCGACGAGGCGAAATCGCTGGATTTCTACGCGCGCGCCTTCGGGCTCAAAGTCGCCGACCACCTCAAGTTTCCGGATTTCGCATTGATCTATCTGCGACATCCTTCCTCGCCCTTCGAGGTCGAACTCACTGTCAATTTCGATCGCAAGGAAAGCTATTCGCTGGGCGACGGCTACGGCCACCTTGCCGTCGTCGTCGATGACATCGACGCCGAACACGCCAGATTCGAGCAGGAAAAGCTGTCGCCCGGACCGCTGCGCGACTTCAAGCATGACGGCAAGACGCTGGCGCGCTTCTTTTTCGTCGCCGACCCCGACGGTTACAAGATCGAAGTGATCCAGCGCGGCGGCCGCTTTGGTTAA
- a CDS encoding acyl-CoA dehydrogenase family protein, with product MSIDFEIPAEAKAIREKVRKWVHDECIPAEKELDTKPLAEVLGPLRKKARAQGLWCPWVPKEYGGMGLGPLANALVQMELGESMLGALSMNTQGPDDASMMTILAHGTEYQKEKFLKPLLNGDKRICFSMTEKAAGADATGMQTTAVKDGNENYVLNGEKWFSSSASVADMALVMAKTDPNAPRHKQYSTFLVELPNPGYKIKRNVANMALEGPHDDVIHGGHSEIEIRDLKVPADNLVGGEGNGFAMGQHRLAYGRLRHGMHNVAKAQRALDMAAAHVTKRSTFGTLLADRQAVQFMLADCASELYIGRLMLLHIAYKAEKGMDIRQENSIAKIFHAHMVHKVIDTAIQLHGALGFSQDTPLAKWYTQVRAQRLVDGPDEVHKWRIGKNVIKAFREHGTTASAAGGDLL from the coding sequence ATGTCGATCGATTTCGAGATTCCGGCCGAAGCCAAGGCGATCCGCGAAAAGGTCCGCAAATGGGTGCATGACGAATGCATCCCCGCGGAAAAGGAACTCGATACCAAGCCGCTCGCCGAGGTACTGGGTCCGCTGCGGAAGAAGGCTCGCGCACAGGGCCTGTGGTGCCCGTGGGTGCCGAAGGAATATGGCGGCATGGGCCTCGGCCCGCTGGCCAACGCGCTGGTGCAGATGGAGCTCGGCGAGAGCATGCTCGGCGCGCTGTCGATGAACACGCAGGGCCCCGATGACGCCTCGATGATGACGATCCTGGCCCATGGCACGGAATATCAGAAGGAGAAATTCCTAAAACCCCTGCTCAACGGCGACAAACGGATCTGTTTCTCGATGACCGAGAAGGCCGCCGGCGCCGACGCCACGGGCATGCAGACCACAGCTGTGAAGGACGGCAACGAGAATTACGTTCTCAACGGCGAGAAATGGTTCTCCTCGTCCGCCAGCGTCGCCGACATGGCGCTGGTGATGGCCAAGACCGATCCGAACGCGCCGCGGCACAAGCAATATTCGACCTTCCTCGTCGAACTGCCGAACCCCGGCTACAAGATCAAGCGCAATGTCGCGAACATGGCGCTCGAGGGACCGCATGACGACGTGATCCATGGCGGCCACTCCGAGATCGAGATCAGGGATCTGAAGGTGCCGGCCGACAATCTCGTCGGCGGCGAAGGCAACGGTTTTGCCATGGGCCAGCACCGCCTCGCCTATGGCCGGTTGCGCCATGGCATGCACAACGTCGCCAAGGCCCAGCGCGCGCTCGACATGGCGGCCGCGCATGTGACCAAGCGCTCGACCTTCGGCACGCTGCTCGCCGACCGCCAGGCGGTGCAGTTCATGCTCGCCGACTGCGCCAGCGAGCTCTATATCGGCCGGCTGATGCTGCTGCATATCGCCTACAAGGCGGAAAAGGGCATGGACATAAGACAGGAGAATTCGATCGCAAAGATCTTCCATGCGCACATGGTGCACAAGGTGATCGACACCGCGATCCAGCTCCACGGCGCGCTCGGCTTCAGCCAGGATACGCCGCTCGCCAAATGGTACACCCAGGTCCGCGCGCAACGGCTGGTCGACGGTCCCGACGAAGTGCACAAATGGCGGATCGGCAAGAACGTCATCAAGGCGTTCCGCGAGCACGGCACCACGGCGAGCGCAGCCGGTGGAGATTTGCTGTAA
- the rsmD gene encoding 16S rRNA (guanine(966)-N(2))-methyltransferase RsmD: protein MRVVGGRLKGRNLASPSSRDIRPTADRLRESVFNILIHAYDNPIEDARVLDLFAGTGALGIEAVSRGAKFTLFVDNGAEARALLRNNVEALGLGGVTKVYRRDATDLGPAHPVEPFSLVFLDPPYAKGLADKALISLRDGGWLTPGALLVVEEAKAAAFAAPQGFEELERRAYDDTEFVFLKSQP, encoded by the coding sequence ATGCGCGTCGTCGGTGGACGATTGAAGGGCCGTAATCTCGCGTCGCCATCCTCGCGCGATATCCGGCCGACCGCGGACCGCTTGCGCGAGTCGGTCTTCAATATTCTGATCCACGCCTATGACAACCCGATCGAGGACGCGCGCGTGCTCGACCTGTTCGCCGGCACCGGCGCGCTCGGCATCGAGGCGGTGTCGCGCGGCGCCAAATTCACGTTGTTCGTCGACAATGGCGCCGAGGCGAGAGCGCTGTTGCGCAACAATGTCGAGGCGCTGGGCTTGGGCGGCGTCACAAAAGTCTATCGCCGCGATGCCACCGATCTCGGCCCGGCGCATCCGGTCGAGCCGTTCTCGCTGGTGTTCTTGGACCCGCCCTACGCCAAGGGCCTGGCAGACAAGGCGCTGATCTCGCTGCGCGATGGCGGCTGGCTGACGCCGGGCGCGCTGCTCGTGGTCGAGGAAGCGAAGGCGGCGGCATTCGCCGCGCCCCAGGGTTTCGAGGAGCTGGAGCGGCGGGCCTATGACGATACGGAGTTCGTGTTTTTGAAAAGCCAACCCTAA
- a CDS encoding nucleoside deaminase — translation MIRGMTAPSFMDLALKTAENTGKAGEVPIGCVIVRGYDVIATAGNRTLTDRDPTAHAEILAIRQAAEAIGTERLVDCDLYVTLEPCTMCAAAISFARIRRLYYGAADPKGGAVDSGVRFFASPTCHHVPEVYSAVGETEAASLLKEFFKVRR, via the coding sequence ATGATACGAGGCATGACCGCCCCTTCTTTCATGGATTTGGCCCTGAAAACCGCCGAAAACACCGGAAAAGCGGGTGAAGTTCCGATCGGATGCGTGATTGTCAGGGGTTACGACGTCATCGCCACCGCCGGCAACCGGACCCTGACCGACCGCGATCCGACCGCCCATGCCGAGATTCTGGCAATCCGGCAGGCGGCCGAGGCCATCGGCACCGAGCGGCTGGTCGATTGCGACCTCTATGTCACGCTGGAGCCGTGCACGATGTGCGCGGCCGCGATCTCGTTCGCGCGGATCCGGCGGCTGTATTACGGGGCGGCCGATCCCAAGGGCGGCGCGGTCGATTCCGGCGTGCGGTTCTTTGCCTCCCCCACCTGTCATCATGTCCCCGAGGTCTACTCCGCGGTCGGCGAGACCGAGGCGGCGTCGCTGCTCAAGGAGTTTTTCAAGGTGAGAAGGTAG
- a CDS encoding ribbon-helix-helix domain-containing protein, which produces MCHLFAHQPQRDYESQTRSLRIGGHCTSIRLEMSFWDTLEEIAAKEGMSLAKFLTTLHNEVLDHHGEVNNFASLLRCSCLIYRSKNAVAVPEFHRNEAAILDAAE; this is translated from the coding sequence ATGTGCCATCTGTTCGCGCACCAGCCTCAGCGGGACTATGAATCGCAGACCCGATCGCTGCGGATCGGCGGCCATTGCACCTCGATCCGGCTGGAAATGTCGTTCTGGGACACGCTGGAGGAAATCGCCGCGAAGGAGGGCATGAGCCTCGCAAAATTCCTCACCACGCTGCACAACGAAGTCCTCGACCACCATGGCGAGGTCAATAATTTCGCGTCGCTGCTGCGCTGCTCATGCCTGATCTATCGCTCCAAAAACGCCGTCGCCGTCCCGGAATTTCACCGCAATGAAGCGGCCATTCTCGACGCCGCCGAATAG
- the mutL gene encoding DNA mismatch repair endonuclease MutL, giving the protein MPVRQLPEQVVNRIAAGEVVERPASVVKELVENAIDAGASRIDIFTDGGGRRRIGITDDGGGMTHADLALAVDRHATSKLDDEDLLRIRTLGFRGEALPSIGAVAKLGITTRHASEPHAWSLSVEGGAKSQIMPAALGQGTRVEVSDLFYATPARLKFLKTDRTEAEAIREVVRRLAMARPDIAFTLAGEERAPVTWAAALPGAAGRLTRLGDILGSDFRSSAIEVRSEREGVVVEGFAAAPSLTRANALGQYLFVNGRPVRDKLILGAVRAAYSDYLPRDRHPVVALFVTLPPQEVDANVHPAKTEVRFRNAGLVRALIVHALKDGLAREGRRTAANTDGAAISAFRPSLTPRPANWDWQRSPAYPVRPMPGFDASAATAFAEPGQAAFDVGTPTADVRFQEQPAADLLDRPLGAARTQIHETYIVSQTRDGLIVVDQHAAHERIVYERLKASLSKNGVQRQILLIPEIVELDEATVEKLLDRAEELCSFGLAIESFGPGAVAVRETPSLLGKANASGLLRDLAEHMAEWDEALPLERRLMHVAATMACHGSVRAGRRLKPEEMNALLREMEDTPNSGQCNHGRPTYVELKLSDIEKLFGRR; this is encoded by the coding sequence ATGCCCGTCCGCCAGCTCCCCGAACAGGTCGTCAACCGCATCGCCGCCGGCGAGGTGGTCGAACGTCCTGCGAGCGTGGTCAAGGAACTGGTTGAAAACGCCATCGACGCCGGCGCCAGCCGGATCGACATTTTCACCGATGGCGGCGGCCGGCGGCGGATCGGCATCACCGATGACGGCGGCGGCATGACCCATGCCGATCTGGCGCTGGCGGTCGATCGCCACGCCACCTCCAAACTCGATGACGAGGATCTGTTGCGGATCCGCACGCTCGGGTTCCGCGGCGAGGCCCTGCCCTCGATCGGCGCCGTCGCCAAACTCGGCATCACCACGCGCCACGCCAGTGAACCCCATGCCTGGTCGCTGTCGGTCGAAGGCGGCGCGAAATCGCAGATCATGCCGGCAGCCCTTGGCCAGGGCACCCGCGTCGAAGTCAGCGATCTCTTTTATGCGACGCCGGCGCGGCTGAAATTCCTCAAGACCGACCGCACCGAGGCCGAAGCGATCCGCGAAGTAGTGCGGCGCCTCGCCATGGCGCGGCCCGACATCGCCTTCACGCTGGCCGGCGAGGAGCGCGCGCCGGTGACCTGGGCCGCCGCCCTGCCCGGCGCCGCGGGCCGGCTGACGCGGCTCGGCGATATCCTGGGAAGTGACTTTCGTTCCAGCGCAATCGAAGTGCGCAGCGAGCGCGAAGGCGTCGTGGTCGAAGGCTTTGCCGCCGCGCCCTCGCTCACGCGCGCCAACGCGCTCGGCCAGTATCTGTTCGTCAACGGCCGCCCGGTGCGCGACAAGCTCATTCTCGGCGCGGTGCGCGCGGCCTATTCCGATTACCTGCCGCGCGACCGCCATCCCGTGGTGGCGCTGTTCGTGACGCTGCCGCCGCAGGAAGTCGATGCCAATGTGCATCCGGCCAAGACCGAGGTCCGGTTCCGCAACGCCGGGCTGGTGCGCGCGCTGATCGTGCACGCGCTGAAGGACGGGCTTGCTCGCGAAGGCAGGCGCACCGCTGCCAATACCGATGGTGCTGCGATCTCCGCGTTCCGTCCGTCGCTGACGCCACGCCCGGCCAATTGGGACTGGCAGCGCTCGCCGGCCTATCCGGTGAGGCCGATGCCTGGTTTCGACGCCTCGGCGGCAACCGCCTTTGCCGAGCCGGGCCAGGCCGCATTCGACGTCGGCACGCCGACCGCCGATGTTCGCTTCCAGGAGCAACCCGCCGCCGACCTGCTCGACCGCCCGCTGGGTGCGGCGCGAACGCAGATCCACGAGACCTACATCGTGTCGCAGACCCGCGACGGCTTGATCGTGGTGGACCAGCACGCCGCCCATGAGCGCATCGTCTATGAGCGGCTGAAGGCATCGCTTTCGAAGAACGGCGTGCAGCGGCAGATCCTGCTGATACCGGAGATCGTCGAGCTCGACGAGGCGACGGTGGAGAAGCTGCTGGACCGGGCCGAGGAACTCTGCTCCTTCGGGCTCGCGATCGAATCCTTCGGCCCTGGTGCTGTCGCAGTGCGCGAGACGCCGTCGCTGCTCGGCAAGGCCAATGCGAGCGGCCTGCTGCGCGACCTCGCCGAGCATATGGCGGAATGGGACGAGGCGCTGCCGCTGGAGCGCCGGCTGATGCATGTCGCCGCCACCATGGCCTGCCACGGCTCGGTGCGCGCCGGCCGCCGCCTCAAGCCGGAAGAGATGAACGCGCTGCTCCGCGAAATGGAAGACACGCCGAATTCCGGCCAGTGCAACCACGGCCGTCCGACCTATGTGGAACTGAAGCTGTCGGATATCGAGAAATTGTTCGGGCGAAGGTGA
- a CDS encoding GMC family oxidoreductase, with amino-acid sequence MAKFDLNDSGVVVIVGSGAGGGTLGNELAQKGVKVVILEAGARIENQDFVNDEWESFSQLAWSDMRTTSGSWRVAKDFPNVPAWIVKAVGGSTTHWAGASLRFDEHEFKIKTTYGGMPGANLLDWPITLAEMEPWYAKAEDKMGVTRTNGIPGLPGNNNFKVMEAGARKLGYKQVHTGRMAINSEPRDGRGSCQQIGFCFQGCKSGAKWSTLYTEIPKGEATGNLEVRPNSMAIKIEHDASGKVTGVVYADGSGAMQRQKARVVAVAGNSIESPRLLLNSASTLFPDGLANSSGQVGRNYMRHMTGSVYAVFEKSVHMYRGTTMAGIISDEATNDPKRGFVGGYEMETLSLGLPFMAAFLNPGAWGRSFSSAMEAYPRMAGMWLVGEDMPQETNRITLDPKAKDKFGMPVASVHFDDHPNDLAMRDHAYKHGSAVYEAVGATVTYPTPPYPSTHNMGTNRMSEKPKDGVVNKFGQTHDVKNLFVSDGSQFTSGAACNPTLTIVSLAIRQADHIAGAMQRKEI; translated from the coding sequence ATGGCAAAATTCGATCTGAATGACAGCGGCGTGGTCGTGATCGTGGGCTCGGGCGCGGGCGGCGGTACGTTGGGCAATGAGCTCGCGCAAAAGGGCGTCAAGGTCGTGATCCTTGAAGCCGGCGCGCGCATCGAGAACCAGGACTTCGTCAACGACGAATGGGAGAGTTTTAGCCAGCTCGCCTGGTCCGACATGCGCACCACATCGGGGAGCTGGCGCGTGGCCAAGGACTTCCCCAACGTTCCGGCCTGGATCGTCAAGGCGGTCGGCGGCTCGACCACCCATTGGGCTGGCGCGTCGCTGCGCTTCGACGAACACGAATTCAAGATCAAGACGACCTATGGCGGCATGCCCGGCGCCAATCTGCTGGACTGGCCGATCACGCTCGCCGAAATGGAGCCGTGGTACGCCAAGGCCGAAGACAAGATGGGCGTCACCCGCACCAACGGCATTCCCGGCCTGCCCGGCAACAATAATTTCAAGGTGATGGAAGCCGGCGCCAGGAAGCTCGGTTACAAGCAAGTCCATACCGGCCGCATGGCGATCAACAGCGAACCGCGCGACGGCCGCGGGTCCTGCCAGCAGATCGGCTTCTGCTTCCAGGGTTGCAAATCCGGTGCGAAATGGTCGACGCTCTACACCGAAATTCCCAAGGGCGAAGCCACCGGGAATCTCGAAGTGCGCCCCAACAGCATGGCGATCAAGATCGAGCATGATGCGTCCGGCAAGGTGACCGGTGTGGTTTATGCCGACGGGTCCGGCGCCATGCAGCGCCAGAAGGCGCGCGTGGTGGCGGTTGCCGGCAACTCGATCGAGAGCCCGCGCCTGTTGCTCAACAGCGCTTCGACCCTGTTCCCGGACGGCCTTGCCAATTCCTCCGGTCAGGTCGGCCGCAACTACATGCGGCACATGACCGGCAGCGTGTATGCCGTGTTCGAAAAATCGGTCCATATGTATCGCGGCACCACCATGGCCGGCATCATCAGCGATGAGGCGACGAACGACCCCAAACGCGGCTTTGTCGGCGGCTATGAGATGGAGACGCTGTCGCTCGGCCTACCCTTCATGGCCGCGTTCCTCAATCCGGGCGCGTGGGGACGATCGTTCTCGAGCGCGATGGAAGCCTATCCGCGGATGGCGGGCATGTGGCTGGTCGGCGAGGACATGCCGCAGGAAACCAACCGCATCACGCTCGACCCGAAGGCGAAGGACAAGTTCGGCATGCCGGTCGCGAGCGTGCATTTCGACGACCACCCCAACGACCTCGCGATGCGCGATCACGCCTACAAGCACGGCTCCGCCGTCTACGAGGCCGTCGGCGCCACCGTGACCTATCCGACGCCGCCCTATCCCAGCACCCACAACATGGGCACCAACCGGATGAGCGAGAAACCGAAGGACGGCGTGGTGAACAAGTTCGGCCAGACCCACGACGTCAAGAACCTGTTCGTGTCTGACGGCAGCCAGTTCACCAGCGGTGCCGCCTGCAACCCGACGCTGACGATCGTGTCACTCGCGATCCGCCAGGCGGACCACATCGCCGGCGCGATGCAGCGCAAGGAGATCTAG
- a CDS encoding alpha/beta hydrolase: MPDLADLFPGFGSEWINTSAGRIFARVGGKGPPLMLLHGFSQTHVQWHRVAPQLADKFTLIIADLPGYGWSDMPDSDKEHLPYTKRAMAKTMVEAMEQLGHVHFALAGHDRGGRVSYRLALDHPGRLSKLAVLDILPTYNYWERMNRLYALKIYHWTFLAQPYPLPETLISGNPDFFLKQKMASQTKSKTLAAIDPRALEHYLAPFRDPSRLHAMCEDYRAGAYADYEIDKADHDAGKKITIPMLALWGDAGVASAAATPLDTWKNWATNVSGAPVDSGHFLTEENPEVTAKLLREFFTAA; the protein is encoded by the coding sequence ATGCCCGATCTCGCAGATTTGTTTCCTGGCTTTGGCTCCGAATGGATCAACACCTCAGCGGGGCGCATCTTCGCGCGCGTCGGCGGCAAGGGACCGCCGCTGATGCTGCTGCACGGATTTTCCCAAACCCATGTGCAATGGCACCGCGTCGCGCCGCAGCTCGCTGACAAATTCACGCTGATCATCGCGGACCTGCCGGGTTATGGTTGGTCGGACATGCCCGACAGCGACAAGGAGCATTTGCCCTACACCAAGCGCGCGATGGCGAAGACGATGGTCGAGGCGATGGAGCAACTCGGCCACGTCCATTTCGCGCTCGCCGGCCACGACCGCGGTGGGCGCGTCTCGTACCGGCTGGCGCTCGATCACCCCGGGCGTCTGTCGAAGCTGGCGGTGCTCGATATCCTGCCGACCTATAATTACTGGGAGCGCATGAACCGGCTCTACGCGCTGAAGATCTATCACTGGACCTTTCTGGCGCAGCCCTATCCGCTGCCGGAGACCCTGATATCAGGCAATCCGGATTTCTTCCTCAAGCAGAAGATGGCGAGCCAGACCAAGTCGAAAACGCTTGCTGCAATCGATCCGCGCGCGCTGGAACATTATCTGGCGCCGTTCCGCGATCCCTCCCGCCTGCATGCGATGTGCGAGGATTATCGCGCCGGCGCCTATGCCGATTACGAGATCGATAAGGCCGATCACGACGCCGGCAAAAAAATCACGATCCCGATGCTGGCCCTGTGGGGCGACGCCGGCGTCGCCAGCGCCGCCGCCACGCCGCTCGACACCTGGAAGAACTGGGCGACCAACGTTTCGGGCGCGCCGGTGGATTCCGGACATTTTCTGACGGAGGAGAATCCGGAGGTGACGGCGAAATTGTTGAGGGAGTTTTTTACGGCGGCGTAA
- a CDS encoding gluconate 2-dehydrogenase subunit 3 family protein, with amino-acid sequence MREVDRRSKYNRRVFLQGAATTVPAVAIATSAGLGITDAWADDATALTPATLKTLLKMARDIYPHDFLGDSYYITAVKPWDGKAAKDPAVKSLINDGVARLDQEANDRHKVPYTGVQWEADRVALLQRIEQTAFFQQIRGDLVVSLYNQKEVWPKFGYEGSSAEHGGYINRGFADIDWLPKA; translated from the coding sequence ATGAGAGAAGTCGATCGTCGAAGCAAATATAATCGCCGCGTCTTTCTCCAAGGCGCAGCCACGACAGTGCCGGCAGTTGCTATCGCAACAAGCGCGGGCCTGGGGATCACCGACGCCTGGGCGGACGATGCGACCGCGCTCACGCCGGCGACGCTGAAGACGCTGTTGAAGATGGCGCGCGATATCTATCCGCACGACTTCCTCGGCGACAGCTACTACATCACCGCGGTCAAGCCGTGGGACGGCAAGGCGGCGAAAGATCCCGCGGTGAAGTCGTTGATCAACGACGGCGTGGCGCGGCTCGATCAGGAGGCCAACGACCGTCACAAGGTTCCCTATACCGGGGTGCAATGGGAAGCCGATCGCGTGGCGCTGCTGCAGCGCATCGAGCAGACCGCCTTCTTCCAGCAGATCCGCGGCGACCTCGTCGTCTCCCTCTACAACCAGAAAGAGGTTTGGCCGAAGTTCGGTTACGAGGGCTCGTCGGCCGAACATGGCGGCTACATCAATCGCGGCTTCGCCGATATCGACTGGCTGCCGAAGGCTTGA
- a CDS encoding pseudouridine synthase: MPRDDDKNNDSRGRRDRPSGGKGRSGAARGPEKKFAKRGFAGKSDGAKSFGKKPYAGGGKPYAGNRDDRPPRRDYGDAPRPPRFNRDDRPAGDRPDRGPRKEFRPREDRGGDKRPYTPRGDRPNFNRDDRAPRRDRDDARPAARSSDRKFGDKKPYTPRDRDGEKRPYTPRGEGFRKDGDRPRGDRPYSPRPSRDGDRPDRKFGGDKKFSRGAPDRGPRKDFGSRPDGGRNRDAGDRGDSKPWQKRDDRGERDSRPPRDGARNFDKPRFDKPRYDKPRDDRPSGDRPFRERPKFDRPREDRPREDRPKFDRPRQRPEGRTDWQEHPRSEAGEDRPRRENEDDSRIFAKRPAFGGRGAYRERTTEFEKRGPRPPKEKKSGERIAKVVSRAGLASRRDAEEWITQGRVTVNGRVINSPALDVTANDVITVDGKPLPPRERTRLWMFHKPRGLMTTHADPEGRPTVFDNLPEGLPRLISIGRLDFNTEGLLLLTNDGGLARALELPDTGWLRRYRVRAHGEVTQAQLDELKKGVEVDGVKYGSIDATLERDQGANVWLVFAIREGKNREVRNVMAHLGLEVNRLIRVSYGPFQLGELAEGQVEEVKTRVLREQLGEKIAALAGADFNRPMPGQANDEPADDAAPRGKKPFKPLGKSALIADRKGRRVLVQRTGSDEARARNEEEANGYGPPRRPQRGYHGKRDLKPRDE; encoded by the coding sequence ATGCCCCGCGATGATGATAAAAACAACGATTCCCGCGGCCGGCGTGACCGCCCGTCCGGCGGCAAGGGCCGTTCCGGCGCCGCGCGCGGACCGGAGAAGAAATTCGCCAAGCGCGGCTTTGCCGGCAAAAGCGACGGCGCCAAATCCTTCGGCAAGAAGCCTTATGCCGGCGGCGGCAAGCCTTACGCCGGCAATCGCGACGATCGTCCGCCGCGCCGCGATTATGGCGACGCGCCGCGGCCGCCGCGCTTCAATCGCGACGACCGTCCCGCCGGCGATCGTCCCGATCGTGGGCCGCGCAAGGAATTTCGGCCGCGCGAAGACCGTGGCGGCGACAAGCGCCCGTACACGCCGCGCGGCGATCGTCCGAACTTCAATCGCGACGACCGCGCGCCGCGCCGGGATCGCGACGATGCCCGTCCGGCCGCGCGATCATCCGACCGGAAATTCGGCGATAAAAAGCCTTACACGCCGCGCGACCGCGATGGCGAAAAGCGGCCCTATACCCCGCGCGGCGAAGGTTTTCGCAAGGACGGCGACCGGCCGCGCGGCGATCGCCCGTACAGCCCGCGGCCCTCGCGTGATGGCGATCGCCCCGACCGCAAGTTTGGCGGCGACAAGAAATTCTCCCGTGGCGCGCCGGACCGTGGTCCGCGCAAGGATTTTGGCAGCCGCCCGGACGGTGGCCGGAATCGCGACGCGGGAGATCGCGGCGATTCCAAGCCGTGGCAAAAGCGCGATGATCGTGGCGAACGCGATTCCCGCCCGCCGCGTGACGGTGCGCGGAATTTCGACAAGCCGCGTTTTGACAAACCTCGCTACGACAAGCCGCGCGACGATCGCCCGTCCGGAGACCGCCCGTTTCGTGAGCGTCCGAAATTCGACCGTCCCCGCGAGGACCGTCCCCGCGAGGACCGTCCCAAATTCGACCGCCCGCGTCAGCGCCCGGAAGGCCGCACCGACTGGCAGGAACATCCGCGCAGCGAGGCCGGTGAGGATCGGCCGCGCCGCGAGAACGAGGACGACAGCAGGATTTTTGCAAAACGTCCGGCGTTCGGCGGCCGTGGCGCCTATCGCGAGCGCACGACTGAATTCGAAAAGCGCGGGCCGCGGCCGCCGAAGGAAAAGAAATCCGGCGAGCGCATCGCAAAAGTGGTCTCGCGCGCTGGCCTGGCCTCGCGCCGTGACGCCGAGGAATGGATCACGCAGGGCCGCGTCACCGTCAACGGCCGCGTCATCAATTCGCCGGCGCTCGACGTTACCGCCAACGACGTCATCACCGTCGACGGCAAGCCGTTGCCGCCGCGCGAGCGCACGCGGCTGTGGATGTTTCACAAGCCGCGCGGCCTGATGACCACGCACGCCGATCCGGAAGGGCGGCCGACGGTGTTCGACAATCTGCCGGAAGGCCTGCCGCGGCTGATCTCGATCGGCCGGCTCGATTTCAACACCGAGGGCCTGCTGCTGCTGACCAACGACGGCGGGCTGGCGCGTGCGCTCGAACTGCCCGACACCGGCTGGCTGCGGCGCTATCGCGTCCGCGCTCATGGCGAGGTCACCCAGGCGCAGCTCGACGAGTTGAAGAAGGGCGTCGAGGTCGATGGCGTCAAATATGGCTCGATCGATGCGACCCTGGAGCGCGACCAGGGCGCCAATGTCTGGCTGGTGTTTGCGATCCGCGAAGGCAAGAACCGCGAAGTCCGCAACGTGATGGCGCATCTCGGCCTCGAGGTGAACCGGCTGATCCGGGTGTCTTACGGCCCGTTCCAACTCGGCGAACTTGCCGAGGGCCAGGTCGAGGAGGTCAAGACCCGGGTGCTGCGCGAGCAGCTCGGCGAAAAGATCGCAGCCCTTGCGGGCGCCGATTTCAACCGGCCGATGCCCGGCCAGGCCAATGACGAGCCCGCCGATGATGCGGCCCCGCGCGGCAAAAAACCGTTCAAGCCTTTGGGCAAGAGCGCGCTGATCGCCGACCGCAAGGGCCGCCGCGTGCTGGTACAACGCACCGGCAGCGACGAAGCCCGTGCCCGCAACGAGGAAGAGGCCAATGGCTACGGCCCGCCGCGCCGCCCCCAGCGCGGCTATCACGGCAAGCGCGATTTGAAGCCGCGGGACGAGTAG
- a CDS encoding c-type cytochrome: MPLPAAKPPDGATLFKQQCATCHTTNPSDPIRQGPSLFKIVGRPAGKMDGFHYSAGFAKADFIWDEARLDAWLTNPQQMIPGAVMAYRQAKPETRAAVIAYLKELN, from the coding sequence ATGCCGCTGCCGGCGGCCAAGCCGCCCGATGGGGCGACGCTGTTCAAGCAGCAATGCGCAACCTGCCACACCACGAACCCCTCCGACCCCATCAGGCAAGGTCCGTCGCTATTCAAGATCGTCGGCAGGCCGGCAGGCAAGATGGACGGCTTTCACTACTCCGCCGGCTTCGCAAAGGCCGACTTCATCTGGGATGAGGCCAGGCTCGACGCCTGGCTGACCAATCCGCAGCAGATGATTCCCGGTGCCGTCATGGCCTATCGCCAGGCGAAGCCCGAGACCCGCGCCGCCGTCATCGCCTATCTCAAGGAGCTGAACTGA